The DNA sequence GTTCGTAGCCGTTATTTTTATTTGGATTCTGCCCAACTGGTAAATAGCTCAGTTCAAAACCAAGCTTTTCGCGGTAAGCAAATTCCTTTTTATTATGACCAAAGGCTAGCTTGATCCATAGCCCATGTGCATAGCGGGGATGGCATCCCCATAGTACTATTCCATTTCTCATTATTTATCTCCTTTTTAGCGCTGCTGAAAAGAAAGAAAAGAGACATAAAGTCCCTTCCCTTCTCGGTATCGTTAATATTCACAAGGCAACAGTAATGTGTTGTCTGTAAACCAAAGTATGATTTCCGTTAGTGGGAAGTCGGTAAATGTGATGTCATAGGACTTAACGAGATTGTCATTACCATCTTCCAACCTTAATACGGCAGTGTGATCATCTTGATTAACCTCAAGTTTCCAAACTTGGAAAGGCACTGATCTTACTTCTGTATCTATCTGATAAGCTGCACAAATATCATCCACCAGCCAGTAGGCTCCCGCCTTTTCTGCGAGGTACTTGACCCCATCTGTGTAGGTTACCTTTCTATTCATGTGGTGGCGGTACCAGTGTTCTGTTCCGCCTGTAAATTGCTTAAGTTCTTCCTGTAGATCGGTCATTTCCCATTCTCCTTTTCTTTTAGTGTTGGGGTGCAAACAGCACTGCTTGCTTGCACCCCTGCCACGTGGTCGAACGGGGGGGAGGTAAACGCAAGGAGGCTCCGAATGAGGGCTCCCTTTAGGGATACGTTTGGATGCCTTGCGTGCGCCAGGGGGGAACACCCCTTAGCTGATACGTTTAAACT is a window from the Lewinella sp. LCG006 genome containing:
- a CDS encoding DUF6876 family protein is translated as MTDLQEELKQFTGGTEHWYRHHMNRKVTYTDGVKYLAEKAGAYWLVDDICAAYQIDTEVRSVPFQVWKLEVNQDDHTAVLRLEDGNDNLVKSYDITFTDFPLTEIILWFTDNTLLLPCEY